Proteins co-encoded in one Ponticoccus alexandrii genomic window:
- a CDS encoding glycosyltransferase family 2 protein: protein MRITAVTCVKNEGPFLLEWIAFNRLLGVTDFLFYSNDCTDGTDALLDALAARGGVVHLPNPAKGRNYQMEALKDAAHQPVVRDTDWVWIADVDEFLNIHVGDHTIPALIAVCDNPHAISVTFQFFANDGVDRFQDRPVIGQFTRSHNPDLWCADSAIEVKTLVRRDFPLKYYGAHRPFFREGLPAKRQPAWTDGSGRGVPPKFLSAANPRRMRRFPASGARVHATLNHYALRSLDSYIVKNDRGDVNRENRAFDDTYWRERNDAAYEDRSILRYLPALTEALDHIKADPGIAALHDACCTAHKARAEALRAQPEYARMAAHLKALPPYPPEEWALMQTLGYVA, encoded by the coding sequence ATGCGGATCACCGCCGTGACCTGTGTCAAGAACGAAGGCCCCTTCCTGCTGGAGTGGATCGCCTTCAACCGCCTCTTGGGCGTGACCGATTTTCTGTTCTATTCCAACGACTGCACCGACGGCACCGATGCGCTGCTGGACGCGCTGGCCGCGCGCGGGGGCGTCGTGCATCTGCCCAACCCCGCAAAGGGCCGCAACTACCAGATGGAGGCGCTGAAGGACGCGGCGCACCAGCCGGTCGTCCGGGATACGGACTGGGTCTGGATCGCCGATGTGGACGAGTTCCTGAACATCCATGTGGGCGACCACACGATCCCCGCGCTGATTGCCGTCTGCGACAACCCGCACGCGATCTCTGTCACCTTCCAGTTCTTCGCAAACGATGGTGTCGACCGCTTCCAGGACCGGCCGGTGATCGGGCAGTTCACCCGCTCGCATAATCCGGACCTGTGGTGTGCCGACAGCGCCATTGAGGTCAAGACACTGGTGCGCCGCGATTTTCCGCTGAAGTACTACGGCGCGCACCGGCCGTTCTTTCGCGAAGGGCTGCCTGCGAAGCGCCAACCGGCCTGGACGGACGGCTCTGGCCGGGGTGTGCCGCCGAAGTTCCTGAGCGCCGCCAACCCGCGGCGGATGCGGCGCTTTCCGGCCTCGGGCGCGCGGGTCCATGCGACGCTGAACCACTACGCCCTGCGCTCTCTCGACAGCTATATCGTCAAGAACGACCGGGGCGACGTGAACCGCGAGAACCGCGCCTTCGACGACACCTACTGGCGAGAGCGCAACGATGCGGCCTATGAGGACCGCTCGATCCTGCGCTACCTCCCCGCGCTGACGGAGGCGCTGGACCACATCAAGGCCGACCCCGGGATCGCCGCCCTGCATGACGCCTGCTGCACGGCGCACAAGGCCCGCGCCGAGGCGCTGCGCGCGCAGCCCGAATACGCGCGGATGGCCGCGCATCTGAAGGCCCTGCCGCCCTATCCGCCTGAGGAATGGGCGCTGATGCAAACCCTCGGGTATGTCGCGTGA
- a CDS encoding glycosyltransferase family 2 protein, translating to MRISLHIGPDAASGDRIARVLAAKRDQLAAKGVLFARAPGARNHTRLFMACSDPGAVDSLRFNRGFIDPAKQAQLYDELARDLAAEVARDRPDHLILCAHQLGSALSSHSELARLHALLAPLSSDIRVVAHVQDPARMLLRRYHAQLLEGRATPLSLELEAAQAPDFRAAALATRPTPAPQAGLFPEVQGAAFWIDLMGLQRAWQSVFGAFTLHGIDEDELYGAAGTEALRRAFDLPATIGKAEPEAPPAAPSAAWQTRCRLFNEAALRLLARRETVLPRQLWRKLLAEMKVPGDPIDPGSLFALSDRLAGDIAALCVRHAGLDSAQMTPAPRAEPWQEADPTRGFRATQYLAAFHWRIRQATKEHMAERARDLARLAGTGVAEADATATDAQASSGPAQNGSAAHSETSQEATAVVTAGDEIPEAPTASGTYAKALLLQTPLAGGSSALVASPETANASEAESAASRRVSSSQATDAVPPPNATAAATDVAAPPRRGTPPTATDIDPLLSPEARRLMPPLAKQNFARLQGSRFAPHNRLCTVNEDDRAPPYTPAPPRALPEGSSGNVILACMKNEGPYILEWVAYHRAVGFDGFLVYTNGCEDGTAQILDRLQALGVLQHCDNDDWTGKSPQTHALDRALSEPVIREADWIAHIDVDEFVNIRCGNGTLADVFAAVPDATNIAMTWRLFGHNGVTAFEDRPVIAQFDTCAPSFCPKPHTAWGFKTLFRNIGAYGKLSCHRPNKLSDAFESRVKWVNGSGRDMTREAAKNGWRNSKKTIGYDMVQLNHYALRSADSFLVKRQRGRALHVDRSIGLNYWIRMDWSVHRDLTIQRNLPRLQEEMDRLLADPVLAEWHAKACDWHRAKAAELRAIPEFAELYDQALALKLTETERVAYALALDMET from the coding sequence ATGCGGATTTCGTTGCACATCGGGCCGGATGCGGCCTCGGGCGACCGGATTGCCCGCGTCCTCGCGGCCAAGCGCGACCAACTGGCCGCCAAGGGTGTGCTGTTTGCCCGCGCGCCCGGTGCCCGCAACCACACGCGGCTTTTCATGGCCTGTTCGGACCCCGGCGCCGTGGACAGCCTGCGTTTCAACCGGGGCTTCATCGACCCAGCCAAGCAGGCGCAGCTTTACGACGAGCTCGCCCGCGATCTGGCCGCCGAGGTGGCGCGTGACAGGCCCGATCACCTGATCCTCTGCGCCCATCAGCTTGGCAGCGCGCTGTCCAGCCACTCCGAACTGGCGCGTCTGCATGCGCTGCTGGCGCCGCTGTCGTCAGATATCCGGGTCGTCGCCCATGTGCAGGACCCGGCGCGGATGCTGCTGCGCCGCTACCATGCGCAATTGCTGGAAGGGCGCGCGACGCCCCTGTCGCTGGAGCTGGAGGCGGCGCAGGCCCCCGATTTCCGAGCCGCCGCGCTGGCCACCCGTCCCACCCCGGCCCCCCAGGCCGGGCTGTTCCCCGAGGTGCAGGGCGCCGCCTTCTGGATCGACCTGATGGGCCTGCAAAGGGCGTGGCAAAGCGTCTTCGGCGCCTTCACCCTGCATGGCATCGACGAGGATGAACTATACGGCGCGGCGGGAACAGAGGCGCTGCGCCGCGCCTTCGACCTGCCCGCGACCATCGGCAAGGCAGAGCCAGAGGCGCCGCCCGCCGCCCCCTCTGCCGCCTGGCAGACCCGCTGCCGGTTGTTCAACGAGGCCGCCCTGCGCCTGCTGGCCCGGCGCGAAACGGTGCTGCCCCGCCAGCTTTGGCGCAAGCTTCTGGCCGAGATGAAGGTGCCCGGCGATCCGATCGACCCGGGCAGCCTCTTCGCCCTCTCAGACCGTCTTGCCGGGGACATCGCTGCGCTTTGCGTGCGCCACGCCGGCCTCGATTCCGCACAGATGACGCCCGCCCCAAGGGCCGAACCCTGGCAGGAGGCCGACCCGACGCGGGGCTTTCGCGCGACGCAGTACCTTGCCGCCTTCCACTGGCGCATCCGGCAGGCCACCAAGGAACACATGGCGGAGCGCGCCCGCGACCTCGCCCGCCTTGCCGGGACCGGGGTTGCGGAGGCGGACGCGACTGCGACCGACGCCCAAGCATCATCGGGACCTGCGCAGAATGGCAGCGCCGCCCACAGCGAAACCAGCCAAGAGGCCACAGCCGTTGTGACCGCCGGGGACGAAATCCCAGAGGCTCCGACGGCCTCGGGAACCTACGCGAAGGCGCTGCTGCTACAGACCCCGCTTGCGGGGGGCAGTTCCGCCCTTGTGGCTTCCCCAGAAACGGCCAACGCCAGCGAAGCGGAGTCCGCTGCATCGCGCCGTGTTTCCTCATCGCAAGCAACCGATGCCGTCCCGCCGCCCAACGCGACGGCGGCCGCCACCGACGTTGCCGCGCCGCCGCGCCGCGGCACCCCGCCGACCGCGACCGACATCGACCCGCTGCTGTCCCCCGAGGCGCGGCGCCTGATGCCGCCGCTGGCCAAGCAGAACTTTGCCCGACTGCAAGGCTCGCGCTTCGCGCCGCACAACCGGCTTTGCACGGTGAACGAGGACGACCGCGCCCCGCCCTACACCCCCGCGCCGCCGCGCGCCCTGCCCGAAGGAAGCAGCGGCAATGTCATCCTCGCCTGCATGAAGAACGAAGGCCCCTACATCCTTGAATGGGTGGCCTATCACCGTGCCGTGGGGTTCGACGGCTTCCTCGTCTACACCAACGGCTGCGAGGACGGCACGGCACAGATCCTCGACCGGCTTCAGGCGCTTGGGGTCCTGCAACACTGCGATAACGACGACTGGACGGGCAAGTCGCCGCAGACCCACGCGCTGGACCGGGCACTGTCGGAACCGGTGATCCGCGAGGCCGACTGGATCGCCCATATCGACGTTGATGAATTCGTCAATATCCGCTGCGGCAACGGCACGCTGGCGGATGTGTTCGCCGCCGTGCCTGACGCCACGAACATCGCGATGACGTGGCGCCTCTTCGGCCATAACGGCGTGACCGCGTTCGAGGATCGCCCGGTGATCGCGCAATTCGACACCTGCGCCCCCAGCTTCTGCCCCAAGCCGCACACCGCCTGGGGGTTCAAGACGCTGTTTCGTAACATCGGCGCCTATGGCAAGCTGTCCTGCCATCGCCCGAACAAGCTGTCCGATGCCTTCGAAAGTCGCGTGAAATGGGTCAACGGATCGGGCCGCGACATGACCCGCGAGGCGGCGAAGAACGGCTGGCGGAACTCCAAGAAGACCATCGGCTACGACATGGTGCAGCTGAACCACTACGCGCTGCGCTCTGCCGACAGCTTTCTGGTGAAGCGCCAGCGGGGCCGCGCGCTGCACGTCGACCGCAGCATCGGGCTGAACTACTGGATCCGCATGGACTGGTCCGTGCACCGCGACCTGACGATCCAGCGCAACCTGCCACGCCTGCAGGAAGAGATGGACCGCCTGCTCGCCGATCCGGTGCTGGCGGAGTGGCACGCCAAGGCCTGCGACTGGCACCGCGCCAAGGCCGCCGAACTGCGCGCCATCCCGGAATTCGCCGAGCTCTACGATCAGGCGCTGGCACTGAAACTGACAGAGACCGAGCGCGTGGCCTACGCCCTCGCCCTCGACATGGAGACCTGA
- a CDS encoding FkbM family methyltransferase gives MARAEMDGAPVAAPQAAEHGSATPDAAPTRTAETGAADPQRDGTQTAGAEGAGPASAEPTTAEPEKPSAENPVAEPPKLETATPDAPARNPFLISRGMKIPKHPDLTRGRVRGALKQGTYERKECDAVLRVVRAGDRVLELGGGIGYMSTLLSVKAGAGHVTSYEANPALIPYIRSVHAANGVTNVDLRNALLSPEAGAPVPFYIRRNFLASSMDPSTEKDAITQEVAIDRHALAPVLAEVRPDVLVCDIEGAEATLLPAGDWSGLRAAVIELHPQWIGQSGVQAVFDAMARAGLTYFPKASEAKVVTFLKGW, from the coding sequence ATGGCGAGAGCCGAGATGGACGGTGCGCCCGTGGCCGCCCCCCAAGCGGCGGAGCATGGGTCCGCGACACCCGACGCGGCCCCCACCCGGACAGCCGAAACAGGGGCAGCGGACCCCCAGCGGGACGGCACCCAAACGGCGGGCGCCGAGGGCGCAGGCCCTGCATCGGCAGAACCCACGACGGCAGAACCCGAGAAGCCTAGCGCCGAGAACCCTGTCGCCGAGCCTCCGAAACTCGAGACCGCCACCCCTGACGCGCCCGCCCGCAATCCCTTCCTGATCTCGCGCGGCATGAAGATCCCAAAGCACCCCGACCTGACCCGGGGCCGCGTGCGCGGCGCGCTCAAGCAGGGCACCTACGAGCGCAAGGAATGCGACGCCGTCCTGCGCGTGGTCCGCGCGGGCGACCGCGTGCTCGAACTGGGCGGCGGCATCGGCTACATGTCGACGCTGCTGTCGGTCAAGGCGGGCGCAGGCCATGTCACCAGCTACGAGGCGAACCCGGCGCTGATCCCCTACATCCGCTCGGTCCACGCGGCCAATGGCGTGACCAACGTCGACCTGCGCAACGCTCTTCTGTCTCCCGAGGCGGGCGCGCCGGTGCCCTTCTACATCCGCCGCAACTTCCTCGCCTCGTCCATGGACCCCTCGACCGAAAAGGACGCCATCACGCAGGAGGTCGCCATCGACCGCCACGCCCTCGCCCCGGTGCTGGCAGAGGTGCGTCCCGACGTTCTGGTCTGTGACATCGAGGGCGCCGAGGCCACGCTTCTGCCCGCCGGAGACTGGTCCGGCCTGCGCGCTGCGGTGATCGAACTGCACCCGCAATGGATCGGCCAGAGCGGCGTTCAGGCGGTCTTCGACGCCATGGCGCGCGCCGGGCTGACCTACTTCCCCAAGGCGTCCGAGGCCAAGGTCGTGACCTTCCTGAAAGGCTGGTAG
- a CDS encoding glycosyltransferase family 2 protein, producing MRITAILCVRNEAAFLLDWLAHHLACGVTHVVALSNDCQDGTDAMLDRLAEVGPVTHIRNDGPYDKGGIQFTGLKQAARAKAVRQADWLLPLDIDEFVNIHVGDRSLPALIAALPEATAITLTWRLFGNAGVQRYEDAPVPQQFTRAAPQVMFWPWRASMFKTLYRNDGTYRRPGVHRPRGPVPERLAQARWFDGHGRALDESFRTKRLFSPYGRRNFGLAQLNHYPLGAMESYVLKADRGRAVHSGDLLGMDYWVERNWCCDEDRTILALQGTAAHRATLAADPRLSALHEAAVTWRHDRFATLMRQEPFRALYARLLMAPPSMPIPRDRAAELAAHALRGHN from the coding sequence GTGCGCATCACCGCCATCCTCTGCGTCCGCAACGAAGCCGCCTTCCTGCTCGACTGGCTGGCGCATCACCTCGCCTGCGGCGTGACGCATGTGGTGGCGCTGTCGAACGACTGTCAGGACGGCACCGACGCGATGCTCGACCGGCTGGCAGAGGTCGGACCGGTCACGCATATCCGCAACGATGGCCCCTACGACAAGGGCGGCATCCAATTCACCGGCCTGAAACAAGCCGCCCGGGCCAAGGCCGTCCGACAGGCCGACTGGCTGCTGCCGCTCGACATCGACGAATTCGTCAACATCCATGTGGGCGACCGCAGCCTGCCCGCGCTGATCGCCGCCCTGCCAGAGGCCACGGCGATCACCCTGACCTGGCGCCTCTTCGGCAACGCGGGCGTACAGCGCTACGAAGACGCACCCGTCCCGCAGCAATTCACCCGCGCCGCGCCCCAGGTGATGTTCTGGCCATGGCGTGCCTCGATGTTCAAGACGCTCTACCGCAACGACGGCACATACCGCCGCCCCGGCGTTCACCGCCCGCGCGGTCCGGTGCCAGAGCGCCTCGCTCAGGCCCGCTGGTTCGACGGGCATGGCCGCGCGCTGGACGAGAGCTTTCGCACCAAGCGCCTTTTCTCCCCTTACGGGCGCCGCAACTTCGGCCTCGCGCAGCTGAACCACTATCCGCTGGGCGCCATGGAAAGCTACGTGCTCAAGGCCGACAGGGGCCGTGCCGTCCACAGCGGCGACCTTCTGGGCATGGACTACTGGGTCGAGCGCAACTGGTGTTGCGACGAGGACCGGACCATCCTCGCCCTGCAAGGAACCGCCGCGCACCGCGCGACCCTTGCCGCCGATCCGCGCCTCTCGGCCCTGCATGAGGCGGCCGTGACATGGCGCCACGACCGCTTTGCCACGCTGATGCGCCAAGAGCCCTTCCGCGCCCTCTACGCCCGCCTGCTGATGGCGCCACCCTCCATGCCAATCCCCCGGGACCGGGCCGCGGAGCTGGCCGCCCACGCTCTGCGCGGACACAATTAA
- the pyrC gene encoding dihydroorotase — MTQITLRRPDDWHLHLRDGAMLRAVAPESARHFGRAIIMPNLVPPVVTGDQAAAYRDRILAALPEGSAFKPLMTLYLTETTDPDDLARAHGDGLITAVKLYPAGATTNSASGVRDFDRVRPVLERMAEIGCPLCVHGEVVDADIDIFDREAVFIDRVLDPIRRATPGLKVVMEHITTAQGVDYARAGGDRLGATITTHHLVINRNAILVGGIKPHYYCLPVAKREEHRLALRAAATSGDPSFFLGTDSAPHVDPLKESACGCAGCFTATNTLSILAEVFEQEGALDRLEAFTSLNGPRFYGLPAAEDRVTLTKGAPVAYPAKIDTADGAVTVFDPMMPLHWHVTP, encoded by the coding sequence ATGACCCAGATCACGCTCCGCCGCCCCGACGACTGGCACCTGCACCTGCGCGACGGCGCCATGTTGCGGGCTGTCGCCCCCGAAAGCGCCCGCCACTTCGGCCGCGCGATCATCATGCCGAACCTCGTGCCGCCGGTCGTCACCGGCGATCAGGCCGCTGCCTACCGCGACCGCATCCTTGCCGCGCTCCCGGAGGGCAGCGCCTTCAAACCGCTGATGACGCTGTACCTGACAGAGACGACGGACCCCGACGACCTGGCCCGTGCCCATGGCGACGGGCTGATCACGGCGGTCAAGCTCTACCCCGCCGGCGCCACCACCAATTCCGCCTCGGGCGTGCGCGACTTCGACCGGGTGCGCCCGGTGCTGGAGCGCATGGCAGAGATCGGCTGCCCGCTCTGCGTGCACGGAGAAGTCGTGGACGCAGACATCGACATCTTCGACCGCGAGGCGGTCTTCATCGACCGCGTGCTCGACCCGATCCGCCGCGCTACACCCGGCCTGAAGGTGGTGATGGAGCATATCACCACCGCGCAGGGCGTCGATTACGCGCGCGCGGGCGGCGACAGGCTGGGCGCGACAATCACCACGCATCACCTCGTGATCAACCGCAACGCCATCCTCGTCGGCGGGATCAAGCCGCATTATTACTGCCTGCCCGTCGCCAAGCGCGAGGAACACCGCCTGGCGCTGCGCGCCGCCGCGACTTCGGGCGATCCCTCCTTCTTCCTCGGCACCGACTCGGCCCCGCATGTTGATCCGCTGAAGGAAAGCGCCTGCGGCTGCGCCGGTTGCTTCACCGCGACCAACACCCTGTCGATCCTCGCCGAGGTCTTCGAACAGGAGGGCGCGCTCGACCGGCTGGAGGCCTTCACCTCCCTCAACGGCCCGCGCTTCTACGGCCTGCCCGCGGCCGAGGACCGCGTGACCCTGACGAAGGGCGCGCCCGTCGCCTACCCCGCGAAGATCGACACGGCGGATGGTGCCGTGACCGTCTTCGACCCGATGATGCCGCTGCACTGGCACGTCACGCCCTGA
- a CDS encoding orotate phosphoribosyltransferase encodes MIPSTYPSPEEMARLTARMLWEIEAVNFMADEPFKLASGQLSPVYIDCRKLISFPRIRSTLMDFLTVTVMRNAGFEAFDNIAGGETAGIPFAALVAERMALPMTYVRKKPKGYGRNARIEGAMTEGQRVLLVEDLTTDGGSKLSFVDAIRETGATCAHTAVIFYYGIFPETIRTLGDHGVALHHLCTWWEVLAEAPEKHRAVLGEVESFLKDPQGWRAARADT; translated from the coding sequence ATGATCCCCTCGACCTACCCCTCGCCCGAAGAAATGGCCCGCCTGACCGCCCGCATGCTGTGGGAAATCGAGGCGGTGAACTTCATGGCGGATGAGCCGTTCAAGCTTGCCTCGGGGCAGCTCTCGCCGGTCTACATCGACTGCCGCAAGCTGATCTCCTTCCCGCGCATCCGCTCCACGCTAATGGACTTCCTGACCGTCACGGTCATGCGCAACGCCGGTTTCGAGGCCTTCGACAATATCGCCGGCGGCGAGACGGCGGGCATTCCCTTCGCCGCGCTGGTGGCGGAACGCATGGCCCTGCCCATGACCTACGTGCGCAAGAAGCCCAAGGGCTACGGCCGCAACGCCCGCATCGAAGGCGCCATGACCGAAGGCCAGCGCGTGCTGCTGGTCGAGGATCTGACCACCGACGGAGGCTCGAAGCTGAGCTTCGTGGATGCCATCCGCGAGACCGGCGCCACCTGCGCCCATACGGCGGTGATCTTCTACTACGGCATCTTCCCCGAGACGATCAGGACGCTGGGCGACCACGGCGTCGCGCTGCACCACCTCTGCACATGGTGGGAGGTGCTGGCCGAGGCCCCCGAAAAACACAGGGCCGTGCTCGGAGAAGTCGAATCGTTCCTGAAGGACCCGCAGGGATGGCGCGCTGCCCGCGCCGACACCTGA
- a CDS encoding replicative DNA helicase: MNEIATINPTGVQVEAAETMPHSIEAEQQLLGAILTDNEVFDRVASVIGANHFYDPVHRRIYEIAAARISKNNLASPVTLKAFMEEDEGLKELGGPAYLVRLAGAAVSTFAVRDYAQMIYDLAVRRDLIRLGRDISDRASKVDVKSEPKEQIVEAEQALYKLAEQGQSESGFQSFLKAVTEAVNVANAAYQRDGGLAGISTGLTDMDKKLGGLHPSDLLILAGRPSMGKTSLATNVAFNIAKAYRKGERPDGSFGALDGGVVGFFSLEMSAEQLAGRILAEASEISSHKIRQGDMTEQEFRRFVEAAKTLESCPLYIDDTPALPISQVAARARRLKRTHGLDLIIVDYLQLLRGTADNRVQEIAEISMGLKAIAKELNIPVIALSQLSRAVESREDKRPQLSDLRESGSIEQDADVVMFVFREEYYVEREKPGDHELDKMAEWQDRMSRLHGKAEVIIGKQRHGPIGTVELSFESQFTRFGNLVKPWQAEGGDSF; encoded by the coding sequence ATGAACGAGATCGCGACAATCAATCCGACCGGCGTGCAGGTCGAGGCGGCCGAGACCATGCCGCATTCCATCGAGGCCGAACAGCAGCTTCTGGGCGCCATCCTGACCGACAACGAGGTCTTCGACCGCGTCGCCTCGGTCATCGGTGCCAACCACTTCTACGACCCAGTCCACCGCCGCATCTACGAGATCGCAGCGGCGCGGATTTCCAAGAATAACCTCGCCTCTCCGGTGACGCTCAAGGCCTTCATGGAGGAGGACGAGGGCCTGAAGGAACTGGGCGGCCCAGCCTACCTCGTGCGGCTTGCGGGCGCCGCCGTCTCGACCTTCGCGGTACGCGACTACGCGCAGATGATCTATGATCTCGCGGTGCGCCGCGACCTGATCCGGCTGGGCCGCGATATCTCTGACCGGGCGTCCAAGGTGGATGTGAAGTCCGAGCCGAAAGAACAGATCGTCGAGGCCGAACAGGCGCTGTACAAGCTGGCGGAACAGGGCCAGTCCGAGAGTGGTTTCCAGAGCTTTCTCAAGGCAGTAACAGAGGCCGTTAATGTCGCGAATGCGGCCTACCAGCGCGACGGCGGGCTGGCGGGTATCTCGACCGGGCTGACCGACATGGACAAGAAGCTGGGCGGCCTGCACCCCTCGGACCTTCTGATCCTCGCCGGGCGCCCCTCCATGGGCAAGACCTCGCTGGCGACCAACGTGGCCTTCAACATCGCCAAGGCCTACCGCAAGGGCGAACGCCCCGACGGCAGCTTCGGCGCGCTGGACGGCGGCGTGGTGGGCTTCTTCAGCCTCGAAATGAGCGCCGAGCAGCTGGCGGGCCGGATCCTGGCCGAGGCCTCTGAGATATCCAGCCACAAGATCCGCCAGGGCGACATGACGGAACAGGAGTTCCGCCGCTTCGTCGAGGCCGCCAAGACGCTGGAATCCTGTCCGCTTTACATCGACGACACGCCCGCGCTGCCGATCAGCCAGGTCGCGGCGCGGGCCCGCCGCCTGAAGCGGACGCATGGGCTGGACCTGATCATCGTCGACTACCTGCAGCTTCTGCGCGGCACCGCCGACAACCGGGTGCAGGAGATCGCCGAGATCTCGATGGGTCTGAAGGCCATCGCCAAGGAACTGAACATCCCGGTCATCGCGCTGTCGCAGTTGAGCCGCGCGGTGGAAAGCCGCGAGGACAAACGCCCGCAGCTGTCGGACCTGCGGGAATCCGGCTCGATCGAGCAGGACGCCGACGTGGTCATGTTCGTGTTCCGCGAGGAATATTACGTCGAGCGCGAGAAGCCCGGCGATCACGAACTGGACAAGATGGCCGAGTGGCAGGACCGCATGTCGCGCCTGCACGGGAAGGCCGAGGTGATCATCGGCAAGCAGCGTCACGGTCCCATCGGCACCGTCGAGCTGTCCTTCGAGAGCCAGTTCACGCGCTTCGGCAACCTCGTGAAGCCATGGCAAGCCGAGGGTGGCGACAGCTTCTGA
- a CDS encoding adenosylcobinamide-GDP ribazoletransferase — translation MDLHRTLRLEGTLFLMALGYLTRLPVPADLPESDDLKVRAVKYQPAVGALVGGIAATVLWLASTVLPGIVAVLLGVAAAIVVTGAFHEDGLADAADGLGAGRDRNQTLRIMNDARLGTYGGLALGLVLALRVALLAAMPPLEAGLALIAAHGVARMGVVHVMARNTSAHLVGLRALMPNVTPDGYRIALASTLVLMVPLVLAVGPLTTSFGFVAAVLCAQVVRVLFIRRIGGWTGDCLGAAQQLGEVGFYLGLALWL, via the coding sequence ATGGACCTGCACAGGACCTTGCGGCTGGAGGGTACGCTGTTTCTCATGGCGCTGGGGTATCTCACGCGCCTGCCCGTACCCGCCGATCTGCCCGAAAGCGACGACCTCAAAGTGCGGGCGGTGAAATACCAGCCCGCGGTCGGCGCCCTTGTGGGCGGCATTGCCGCGACGGTGCTGTGGCTTGCGTCGACGGTCCTGCCGGGCATCGTCGCCGTGCTGCTGGGCGTGGCCGCGGCCATCGTCGTGACGGGGGCCTTCCACGAGGACGGGCTGGCGGATGCGGCGGACGGGCTGGGCGCGGGCCGGGACCGCAACCAGACCCTGCGCATCATGAACGACGCGCGCCTCGGAACCTATGGCGGCCTGGCGCTGGGGCTGGTGCTGGCACTGCGCGTGGCCCTGCTGGCGGCCATGCCGCCGCTCGAGGCGGGGCTGGCGCTGATCGCCGCGCATGGGGTGGCGCGCATGGGCGTGGTCCATGTCATGGCGCGCAATACCTCGGCCCACCTCGTCGGCCTGCGGGCGCTGATGCCCAACGTGACGCCGGACGGCTACCGCATAGCCTTGGCCAGCACGCTGGTCTTGATGGTGCCGCTGGTCCTCGCGGTCGGACCTCTCACGACGTCCTTCGGCTTCGTGGCTGCGGTGCTCTGCGCCCAGGTCGTCCGTGTCCTCTTTATCCGCCGGATCGGAGGCTGGACGGGGGACTGCCTTGGCGCCGCCCAGCAGCTGGGCGAAGTCGGCTTCTACCTCGGCCTCGCGCTCTGGCTATGA
- the alr gene encoding alanine racemase — MAQARLSIDLSALCANWRMLRDAAPSAEAGAVVKANAYGLGLDRVAPALAGAGARKFFVAVAEEGAQLREILGPGPEIHVFSGHMAGDAALIRGATLIPMINGIDQMLRHVEGLPGHPFGIQLDSGMNRLGMEPAEWQALRDIALAQGPRLVMSHLACADEPDHEMNARQLNAFRALTDGIEVPRSLSATGGILLGPDYHFEVTRPGVGMYGGLPLVGAQPVAHLSIPVIQTREVLPGETVGYGNTWTAQAPTRVATIAGGYADGILRAIGPEGWLWAGETRCKILGRVSMDLIGVDVSALDGDPEWLELLGPHQGVDTLADWAGTIGYEVLTSLGARYARDYILS; from the coding sequence ATGGCACAGGCAAGACTTTCCATCGATCTCTCGGCGCTTTGCGCGAACTGGCGCATGTTGCGCGATGCCGCACCCTCGGCAGAGGCCGGGGCTGTGGTCAAGGCCAATGCCTACGGGCTGGGGCTGGACCGGGTCGCCCCCGCCCTGGCCGGTGCCGGGGCGCGCAAGTTCTTCGTCGCGGTCGCCGAAGAGGGCGCTCAGCTGCGCGAAATCCTCGGGCCGGGACCCGAGATCCACGTCTTTTCCGGGCACATGGCGGGCGATGCAGCGCTGATCCGCGGCGCCACCCTGATCCCGATGATCAACGGCATCGACCAGATGCTGCGTCACGTCGAGGGCCTGCCGGGTCACCCCTTCGGCATCCAGCTCGACAGCGGCATGAACCGGCTGGGGATGGAACCGGCCGAGTGGCAGGCGCTGCGCGACATCGCGCTGGCCCAGGGGCCGCGGCTGGTGATGTCCCACCTCGCCTGCGCGGATGAGCCGGACCACGAGATGAACGCCCGGCAACTGAACGCCTTCCGGGCGCTGACCGACGGCATCGAAGTGCCGCGCTCGCTGTCTGCCACCGGCGGAATCCTGCTGGGGCCCGACTATCATTTCGAGGTCACGCGGCCCGGCGTCGGCATGTACGGTGGCCTGCCGCTGGTCGGCGCGCAGCCCGTCGCGCATCTGTCGATCCCGGTGATCCAGACCCGCGAGGTCCTGCCGGGCGAGACCGTGGGCTACGGCAACACATGGACCGCACAGGCGCCCACCCGCGTCGCCACCATCGCGGGCGGCTATGCCGATGGCATCCTGCGGGCGATCGGCCCCGAAGGCTGGCTCTGGGCCGGAGAGACCCGCTGCAAGATCCTTGGCCGCGTGTCGATGGACCTGATCGGCGTGGATGTCTCGGCGCTGGATGGCGATCCAGAGTGGCTGGAACTGCTCGGCCCCCACCAGGGCGTCGACACGCTTGCGGACTGGGCCGGAACCATCGGTTACGAGGTGCTGACCTCTCTGGGCGCGCGCTACGCCCGCGACTACATTCTCTCGTGA